The genomic interval TCCTGGAGGGTCGACATGGCCATCTGGCAGGACCTCGCCGAGGAGGTGGCGCGCCTGCACGGGTACGAACACCTGCCCGAGCGGCTGCCGACCCTGCGCGTGCACGAGAGCAACATCGGCGCAGAGAAAGAAGGTGTCGCGCGCGCCACGCTGCGCCGCACCCTCGCGGGCCTGGGCTTCCAGGAGGTCGTGACCTACACCTTCACCAGCGACGAGGAAGCCCACCGGGCCCGTGCCGAGCAGCCCGGCGTGCGGCTGCGCAACCCGCTGAGCGCCGACCGGACCGGCATGCGCACCGCGCTGTACCCCAGCCTCGTGAAGGCCGCGCAGGCCCACGCCAAAGGCGACCGGGTGCTCATCTTCGAGATGGGCCGCGTCTTCCCGGCCGCGGGTGAAACCGAACGCCTGGGGCTGCTGATGCGCGGGCCGCTCGCCCCCCGCACCGACCAGGCGGGCGTCGCCGGGGATTTCCGCGCGTTCCGGGGCCTCGTTGAGAGTCTCGCCAGGACCCTTGGCGCCAGCTTCGAGCTGCGCCAGCAGCGCGGCGAAGCGGTGCCCGCCGCCCTGCACCCCGGCATTGCCGGTGAAGTCCTGTGGAACGGGCAGAGCGCCGGGTGGCTGGGCGCCCTGCACCCGGAGATCGCGCAGGCCTTTGACCTGAAAGGCGACACGTTCCTGATGGAAGTGGCGCTGCCCCTTCCGGGCCGCGAATGGACCTTCCGTGACCCTAGCCGCGCGCCCGCCGCGTGGCGGGACCTCGCGGTGATCGCGCCCCAGGGCGTCACGTACGGGGAGATTGCCGGTCTGCTGCGCGCTGAGGGCGGCGCGATGCTGGAAAGCGTGGAGCCCTTCGACGTGTTCACCGGCGAGCAGATCGGCGCGGGGAACCGCTCCGTGGCGGTCCGCCTGGTGTTCCGCGGAGAGCGGACCCTGACGGACGCCGAGGTGGACCCCGTGATGGACCGCCTGATGGGCGCTGTACGCGGCCGCGGCTGGAACATCCGCGAGAAGTAGGGCGCCTGCACGCCACATGAGGAGGGACGAGGCCACGTGCGCCCGTCCCTCCCGCCTGTTGGGGCAAAGGACGCTCCGTTGCTTCCGCCCACTCCTTGCGGGCGGCCTGTGGCGAACGGTCAGCGCGATTTCTGGCCGGGCCGCCGGGTGACCCTGTGGGGCGCCAGCGTGGTGCTCACCTCACGCGCCGCGCGTCACGCGTCATCCGAGCGTTGCCCGTCCCGCGACCTGCCGACCGCCTGACTCCAGCGTCAGCGGGACAGGGCGGCCTCAGGGGGAGCCCCGGCCGCGCCACCATCTCAGGTTGGCGCGGATCAGCGGGCCGCTGAGGTCCGGGTCGGCCGGCAGGTCGTCCGGGGCGAACCACCGGGCTTCCAGCACCTCGGTCTGCTGCGGCCTGAGGATTCCCGTCACGCCGCGGGCCCGGTACAGCACGCTGATGAAATCCACCACGTCACCATTCGGGTACGTGAAGCGGTACGCGGGTCCGTCAAACACTTCCAGCGGGTCCAGGTGCGCGGCGCTCAGCGCCGTCTCCTCGAACAGTTCCCGCGCGGCCGTCTGCGCGAACGTCTCGCCGGGCTCCAGGCTCCCGCCGGGCAGCGTCCACAGGCGCGTGTGCGCGTCCCGCAGCAGCAGCAGGTGCCCGCGATCATCCGTCACGAGAACGTTCGCGCCCGGCGCGAACCAGGGATGATGACCGATGAACCGCCGCAACTCCCGCAGGTAATTCCCGGCGGGCGGTGGGGGCGGGGTGGGGGCCAGCGGCAGGGGGGGCAGCCCCGCGCGGGCCCGCAGGACGTTCATGCTGGCGCGGTTGGCGTTGTTGCTCAGGCGGGGCAGGTCATCCAGGGCGAACCACCGCAGGTCCAGCGTTTCCCCGCTGTCGTCCGGCTGTGCGTACTCCAGCGCCGAGGCCGGCAGGGTGCCGTACGCCCGCATGCCCACGATGTAGATCTCATGCCCATTCGGGTAGCGGTGAAACAGGGCCGGGCCGTCCTGCAGGCCCTCCGTGACGGGCAGCAGACGCAGGTCCGGGCAGCCCAGGCCGGTTTCCTCCATCAGTTCACGCCGCGCGCCGGTCAGGAAGTCCTCCCCGGGGTTCAGGGCGCCGCCCGGTTCACTCCACAGTCCGTCATCGCCGCGCCGCTGCAGCAGCACGCGCTCCTGCTCATCCTGCAGCAGGACGCCCACCGCCGCGCCCATCAGGGGGCCGCTGCCCCACACCGCCCGTACGGCCATCAGGTCCATGCGGTTCACCCTACGCTACCCTGCGGGGCGTGACGCCTCCCTTCCCGCCAGCGACCCTGATCGTGTCCAACGGCCACGCCGAGGATCTGATCGGCGCGGCCCTGGCCCGCGAACTCCAGCGGGCCGGGCACGGCCCCGCCCTGGCGTTGCCGCTGGTGGCGCGCGGCCGTGCGTACGAGGGCGTGGCTGCCGTTCAGGGACCGCTGCTGGAACTGCCCTCCGGCGGGTTTCCGTTCGGCAGCGCCGGGAACCTCCGCGCGGACCTCCGCGCCGGCCTGCTCACGACCTCCCTGCGGCAGTGGCGGGCGGCCCGGCGCCTGGGTGCACACGTGACGCGCGTGGTGGTGGTGGGCGACACCTACGCCCTGTTCGTGGGTACGCTCGCCGCCCGCCGGGTGCCCGGTGCGCCCGGGCCGCGGCTGCCCCTCACGCACCTGCAGCCGCTTGTGTCCACCCACTACGCGCAGGGCATGACCCCGCTGGCCCACCTTCAGGAACTGAACGCCCTGGGCGCGAACCTGTTCATGCCGTGGGAGGTCGCGCTGGCCCGCCGGGCCCGGCGCGTCTACACCCGGGACGCCGCGTCCGCCACGCATCTCGCGCGGCGCGGCGTGAATGCAGCGTACCGGGGCAGTTTCGCCATGGACGTCCTGCCCGCCCCGGAACGCGACCTGACCCCCCTGCTTGACGGCCGCCCGGTCCTGGCCCTCCTGCCGGGCCAGCGGGGCGACGCGGCGTTCTCCCTGCCGCTCATGCTGAGTGCCGCCGCTGACCTTGACGAGATGCAGGCCGTTGCCGCGTACCCGAACGCCTGGACCACCCTGCCGCCCCTGCCCGGCTGGCAGGCCACGCCCGCCGACGAGCACACCCTGTGGCTGCGGCGGGGCGCGGCGCGGGTGCTGGTGCTGCGCGGCGCATTCTCCGCCGTGCTGCACCGGGCGGTCCTGGCGCTCGGCACCGCCGGCACCGCCTCCGAACAGGCCGCTGGCCTGGGCGTCCCGGTCATCGGGTTTCCCACGCCCGGTCCGCAGTACGTGGCGGGCTTCGCGCGGCGCCAGGCGCGGCTGCTGGGCCGCGCACTGACCCTCACGCCCGCCGACCCGGCTGCCACCGCTGCCGCCGCGCGCGCCCTGCTGACCGACCCCGGCCGGTTGGCCCAGGCCCAGCAGGACGGCCGGCGCCGCATCGGGTCCCCTGGCGCCCTCCAGGCCATCGCGGAAGAACTCGGCCAGCCCTGACGGGTTACGCCCAGCCGCTCTGCAGCAGCGCGCGCGTCTCCTTGACCGCCTCCTGCCAGATCCGCTGCATCTCCCGGTCCGGGCGGCGGTGCAGCCCCCCGTAATTTCCGTCTCCCAGGCGCTCGCGCACCTGCGCGGGCGGAAGCTGCCGCAGCGCAGCGACGTCCACCATCGGCTTGCGCTCCTCGGGCGCCGAAACGCCCTCAAGGCGCGTCCACGGAAAGTTTTCCATCCAGCTGGCATGACTGGCGAGATCATCCACGGCCTGCACAGCTGCCCAGGTGCGCGGCGCATTCCACCAGTTGTGCCACTGCACCCGCGCGTCCGGGTGCCGCGCGAGCCACTCGCCCAGCCACGCCTGGCCCGGCGCGTTCCCGCCGTGCCCGTTCACGATCAGAATGCGCCGGAACCCCTGCGCATGCAGGCCCGACAGGAGATCGTCCAGCAGGGACAGGTAGGTGCTCAGGCGCACGCTCACGGTGCCCGGGTACGCCGTGAACTGCGGCGTGATTCCGTACGGCAACGCCGGGAACACCGGCACGCCCAGGTCCTGCGCCGCTTCGCGCGCCACCCGCTCGGCCAGCAGCGTATCGGTCGCCAGACTCAGGGTCGCGTGCTGTTCGGTGCAGCCCAGCGGCAGCATGCAGCGGTCCTCACCGCGCAGCAGCTCCTCGACCATGCCCCAGTTCATGTCCTGAATCCGCATGAACCACGCTAGCGCAAAGCGACGAAGGCCGGGTGCATGCACCCGGCCTTCTCGACGGCGCTGAATCAGTTCACGCCAGCACCAAACAGGATGCCCAGATCATGCATGGCGCCTGCGACGTCCGTCTTGATGAGGGCGCCGCTCTTCACGTACTGCACCTTCACCTGGTCGCCAGGGATCAGGTCCATGTCGGTGCCGTCTGCAAGCGGGCCGGACGCGGTGATGACGGACGCCCCGTTGAATTTCAGGCTGCCGTTCACGGTGCCGGAGACCTTCGCAAAGGGGTCGGCCACGGTCATGGCCTTCTCGCTGAACTCCAGGTTGCCGAGATCACGCAGGTACACGGCCAGTTCGGTCCTGTGGCTGGGGACGTCCAGCGTGCCGGTCAGGTCGGCGCGGGTGGGCGTAAAGGACAAGGCTGTGCCGCAGCGGTCGCTGGTGGTGCCCGTCACGTTCAGTTTCAGGTCGGCGCTGGCCTTCTGACTCTTGGTGCTGTAGAGCGCCGAGCCGCTGAGGCTGATGTCCCGCTCCGTCCAGGCGTAGTTCAGGTCCACTTTGGCGGGGGCGTTGTTCGCGCGGCCAGCCCAGGCGCTCAGGGCCAGGGCGGTGGGGCCGGCGCTGTTCAGGCAGTCGCCGGGCGTCATGGTGAAGGTCAGGCCCGCGACCGTCTTCCCGGCGGCGGTCAGGCTGCCCCGGGCGTTCGTCGGGACCTCGCGCTGCACCTGCTGATACTGGTTGGTGGCGTAGTTGTACTGGTAGCCGTTGTTCACCCAGACGGTTGCCGCGCCGCCAACCTTCCAGTTGAACTCCACGCGGGCATTGTCGGCCTCGCTGATGATCACGTACCCGTCCGCGGGCTGAGCGGAATACGTGCGCCCGCCGGTGCGGGGGTACGTGAACGTTCCGGTGGGCAGGGCGTACTGGATGGTGGTCAGTGCCTGCACGGTCATTTTGCCTTTCCCGCCGAAGCCCTGCGCGAGTCCCTGCCCGAAGGACCCCAGGGACCGCAGGTTCAGGGCCGTGGGAGAGGTGCCGCTGAACACACCCAGGAGCGCCTTCAGGTCAGGGTCCATGTCGGGGTTGTTCGGGTCCGTCAGGGCAATCAGCTGCTTCGCGGCACTTTCAGCAGTACCCGGAATGGCCTGCAGTTCCACGCTCTGCCCGACCACCGGGGCTGCGGGGGCGACGCCGCCCGGATCAGAGGGCTTCGGGGTGGGGGTCGGACGGCAGGAAGCAAGAATGAGGGAGCTGAGGACAAGCAGGGCAACAGTGCGTTTCACATCTCCACCCTAGAACGCCCTCATCTTTCTGTCTTGCGCATGTGACGCAGGGAGATACCCCCGGCGAGGGCCGCGGGTTGCCTGGAGGGCATCCGTCGGCCGCTCCGAACGTACAGGACAGAGGACAGCCCGCCAGGCTTCAGGGTTGCTCCCGCCGGTGAGGCTGTGGACGTGGACGCGCCGTGTCCCGCAAAGTCGACCGGAAGGACCGGCCGGGTCGGACATGGACGGCACACCCGCGGGCGGCGCGGCGTAGCGTGAAGGCATGAGCGACGCCCACCCTGAAACCACGCACCCCGAGGGGTGGAGTTACGACACGACTGCTGTGCAGAGCAGCATTCCGCGCGGCCTGGGGCAGACCATCGGGTTTCCCATTCACGCGGCGGCCGCGTTTCAGTTCGACACACTGGAAGAAGCGCAGAGTGAATTTCAGCTGAACTCGGGCCTGAGTTACGCCCGGCTGCAGAACCCCACGGTGCGGGCGCTGGAAGACCGCATTACGGCGCTGGAGGGCGGGTCCGCTACCGTCGCGGTCGCCAGTGGGCAGGCGGCGACCCTCACCACCATTCTCAGCGTGTGCCGCGCGGGGGATCACGTGGTCTCCGCGTCGAGCCTGTTCGGCGGCACGACCGGCATGCTGAACAACATCCTGCCGCTGATGGGTATCACGGCGACCCTCGTGGAGAACACCGCGGACGCCGTGCAGGCCGCCATGCAGGAGAACACGCGGCTGGTGTGGGCAGAAATGATCAGCAACCCGGCGGGAGACGTTGCGGACATCCGGGTGTTCGCGGACATCGCCCATGAGTGGGGCGCGCTGCTCGCCATTGACAACACGTGTGGCGGCGTGGGGTTCCTGTGCCGCCCGCTGGAGCACGGCGCGGACATCGTCACGCAGTCCCTCACGAAATGGGCCGGCGGGCACGGCAGCGTTCTGGGCGGCGCCGTTACCGTCGGGGCCGGGCATAACCTGACCCGCAATCCCGTGTACACCGATGGGGGGGACAGCAGCATCCTGAACGTGCGGGGCGACGCGGCCCTGGCGTGGCGGCAGCGGTGGTTCGGGGCGCACCAGCTGGGCATGACACTCGCGCCGCACAGCGCGTTCCTGATTGCCCAGGGCCTTGAGACGCTCGCGCTGCGCCTGTCACGCGAGAGTGAGACGGCGCTGGGGCTGGCGCGCTGGCTCGACAGCCACCCGAAGGTGGGCAAGGTCAGCTACCCGGGGCTGGCGGGGCACCCGCACCATCACCTCGCGCAGCGG from Deinococcus taeanensis carries:
- a CDS encoding lipid-A-disaccharide synthase-related protein, which produces MTPPFPPATLIVSNGHAEDLIGAALARELQRAGHGPALALPLVARGRAYEGVAAVQGPLLELPSGGFPFGSAGNLRADLRAGLLTTSLRQWRAARRLGAHVTRVVVVGDTYALFVGTLAARRVPGAPGPRLPLTHLQPLVSTHYAQGMTPLAHLQELNALGANLFMPWEVALARRARRVYTRDAASATHLARRGVNAAYRGSFAMDVLPAPERDLTPLLDGRPVLALLPGQRGDAAFSLPLMLSAAADLDEMQAVAAYPNAWTTLPPLPGWQATPADEHTLWLRRGAARVLVLRGAFSAVLHRAVLALGTAGTASEQAAGLGVPVIGFPTPGPQYVAGFARRQARLLGRALTLTPADPAATAAAARALLTDPGRLAQAQQDGRRRIGSPGALQAIAEELGQP
- a CDS encoding NUDIX domain-containing protein, whose amino-acid sequence is MDLMAVRAVWGSGPLMGAAVGVLLQDEQERVLLQRRGDDGLWSEPGGALNPGEDFLTGARRELMEETGLGCPDLRLLPVTEGLQDGPALFHRYPNGHEIYIVGMRAYGTLPASALEYAQPDDSGETLDLRWFALDDLPRLSNNANRASMNVLRARAGLPPLPLAPTPPPPPAGNYLRELRRFIGHHPWFAPGANVLVTDDRGHLLLLRDAHTRLWTLPGGSLEPGETFAQTAARELFEETALSAAHLDPLEVFDGPAYRFTYPNGDVVDFISVLYRARGVTGILRPQQTEVLEARWFAPDDLPADPDLSGPLIRANLRWWRGRGSP
- a CDS encoding aminotransferase class I/II-fold pyridoxal phosphate-dependent enzyme; amino-acid sequence: MSDAHPETTHPEGWSYDTTAVQSSIPRGLGQTIGFPIHAAAAFQFDTLEEAQSEFQLNSGLSYARLQNPTVRALEDRITALEGGSATVAVASGQAATLTTILSVCRAGDHVVSASSLFGGTTGMLNNILPLMGITATLVENTADAVQAAMQENTRLVWAEMISNPAGDVADIRVFADIAHEWGALLAIDNTCGGVGFLCRPLEHGADIVTQSLTKWAGGHGSVLGGAVTVGAGHNLTRNPVYTDGGDSSILNVRGDAALAWRQRWFGAHQLGMTLAPHSAFLIAQGLETLALRLSRESETALGLARWLDSHPKVGKVSYPGLAGHPHHHLAQRYLRRGAGAVMTFEVPDPSAFLARVRVLRIAPNLGDVRTLVVHPWTTTHGRVPETARYAAGVTPTTIRMSVGVEALEDLKADIEQAL
- a CDS encoding creatininase family protein, whose translation is MRIQDMNWGMVEELLRGEDRCMLPLGCTEQHATLSLATDTLLAERVAREAAQDLGVPVFPALPYGITPQFTAYPGTVSVRLSTYLSLLDDLLSGLHAQGFRRILIVNGHGGNAPGQAWLGEWLARHPDARVQWHNWWNAPRTWAAVQAVDDLASHASWMENFPWTRLEGVSAPEERKPMVDVAALRQLPPAQVRERLGDGNYGGLHRRPDREMQRIWQEAVKETRALLQSGWA